The following DNA comes from Rubidibacter lacunae KORDI 51-2.
CCTGCCCGGCCGGCTACCGCTCGCCAGATGATAAATCCGCTACTCGCCCGAAAGTACGCTACCCCAAATCGAGCGTGATCGAATACGTGGGCTAGACTAGACCCCGCGGGCAGGCGATTGTCTCAAGAAGCAAGGCGATCGCCGCCCAAAATTCATCCGATCCGACTCGCTGCCAAGGTAACGGTAAAGCTCCCCGAACCTGAGATCGGTTAAAACCCGAGATCGGCCCGCGCGACTTCGGCTGCGGCAAAGACTTCTTCATCGGGGAGTTCGCTCCAGTCCGGATCGCCGATTTCTGCATAAAACGTTTCGTCGTAGGCACGGGTCCGCGTCACGACAGGCATGGGAACGGCATGACCGAGAACGAGTGCTTGTTGTTTGGAATCTAGCTTGGCGAGGACGGAGCGCAGCGTTTGCCCACCAGAAACGCCAGTAAAAATGGCGTCGATGTCTTTCTCATCGTTCAGCAAACACGTGATGCGCGTGCCCACCTGCGACATGACCTCCGGATCGATTCCCGACGGGCGCTGATCGACGACGAGCAACGTCACGAAATATTTGCGCATTTCCCGCGCGATCGTGCCGAAGATGGTTTGATGCACGATCTTGGAGTCGAGGAAGCGGTGCGCTTCTTCGATGCAGATGACGAGTTGTCGCGGTCTCAGTGCGGGATTTTTTGATTGAAGAAACTGCTCCGCCTTGCGAACGTAGGACGAGTGAATCCGCCGTGTAATCGCGTTTGCAGCCAGCATGTACGACAGCATATTCGACTGCGAACCGAATTCGACCACGATGTGCTTGCCCGCGTGAAGCGACTGCAATATGCGATCGATATAGTCGTGCGGACAAGCCGAGCGGATGTACTTCAGCGTATCCAGGCGTGCGAGCTTGCGCTGTAAAGCGGAGATCGAGCCCCGATGCCCTTGCTTTTCCTCGCAAAAGAGCTGGATCTCTTCGTTGGTCATATTGAGCAGCTGCACGATCCACGATTTGCCAAACTCGGCGCGCAGGATATTCGCGTTGTCGAGACTGGCCTCGGATAAGCCGAGTTCGCCGCCGACGAGGCGCAAGTCTTCAATTTCGATTTGGTCGTAGCTGATGAAGAGTTCTTGGGCATCGCGCACGCCGCGCCGCTGAGTTGATTCCGGGTCGAGCGTGTAAATTTCAACGCGTCCGGGAAACAGTTGTCGCAAACCCTTGACCGTGTTAAAGCCTTTGCCTTCGCGGACGGCTTCCCAACCGTACTCGGAGTGCATGTCGAAAATTAAGTTGACGCCGGCGTCGCGGCGAATGATCCCCGACAACAACAAACGCGTGAGGAATGATTTACCAGTGCCGGATTTACCAAAAACGCCGTTACTGCGCTCGACGAACGTATCTAAATCCAAACAGATCGGAACGTCCATATCCAGCGGTTGTCCGATGGAAAAGTTACGGCGATGCGGGTCGTCTTCCCATCCGAAAACGCTCCGGAAGTCGCGCTTGCTGGCTTCATAAACCTGACTGAAGTGACTGGGAACGGTTTTGACCGGCTGCAATTGGTTTTCACTGCTGCTTTGTGCTTGAAAAGAGGCGATCGCGCCGGTCTGACGAACGTCAGATCGCTCGGGCTGTCCTTCGCGGGCAGGGACGAACATCAGCATCGGCGTCAGCGCGATCGTGCTGTAGGTGCTGCCGCCGGCGAGGACTTCGCACAAAAAGTCGTCGTCCGGCGAGGGGGGCAGCGCAGCAATGCGCGTGCTGGTTGTGCCCAGTTCGACATCCGTAAGCAAGCAAAAAAAACGTGCCTGCTGCCCTTGCACCACGAGAAACTTGCCAACGCGCATGGTTTCGACAGAGATGTCTGGGTGCAGCCGCACGTCCAACCCCTGCGTCAGCGAGCCACCGATGACCGAGCCGAGCGTTCGATCGTTCATTCATCTCTCCTGTCCGAAACCGCAGCGATTGTTTCCCGAATGCAATTACCGAGGCAGCATTACGCACGCCTCCCGATATCGGTTGCAACCGCAGGACCATCCCCCGACCGTACGACCGCGATCGCAATAGAACGATCGCACTACAGATCGAATGTTCGCCTACTTAGGTTCCG
Coding sequences within:
- a CDS encoding helicase HerA domain-containing protein; its protein translation is MNDRTLGSVIGGSLTQGLDVRLHPDISVETMRVGKFLVVQGQQARFFCLLTDVELGTTSTRIAALPPSPDDDFLCEVLAGGSTYSTIALTPMLMFVPAREGQPERSDVRQTGAIASFQAQSSSENQLQPVKTVPSHFSQVYEASKRDFRSVFGWEDDPHRRNFSIGQPLDMDVPICLDLDTFVERSNGVFGKSGTGKSFLTRLLLSGIIRRDAGVNLIFDMHSEYGWEAVREGKGFNTVKGLRQLFPGRVEIYTLDPESTQRRGVRDAQELFISYDQIEIEDLRLVGGELGLSEASLDNANILRAEFGKSWIVQLLNMTNEEIQLFCEEKQGHRGSISALQRKLARLDTLKYIRSACPHDYIDRILQSLHAGKHIVVEFGSQSNMLSYMLAANAITRRIHSSYVRKAEQFLQSKNPALRPRQLVICIEEAHRFLDSKIVHQTIFGTIAREMRKYFVTLLVVDQRPSGIDPEVMSQVGTRITCLLNDEKDIDAIFTGVSGGQTLRSVLAKLDSKQQALVLGHAVPMPVVTRTRAYDETFYAEIGDPDWSELPDEEVFAAAEVARADLGF